The Primulina huaijiensis isolate GDHJ02 chromosome 6, ASM1229523v2, whole genome shotgun sequence genomic sequence TTAAGAAAGAATTTACCGCCATTCTAGCCTTGAATGATTTTGCTTTTGCTTCCACAGCTTCAATTCCTTTAAGTCCTCCAGATACAGCATAATTTCCCTATGAGGACAATGCATCTTAAATAATCATGTAATACATTCCACAGGATCAAATTAAGAAAAGTATCAGTCTAAAATTATTGCATAGCCAAATATATGCAGTCTGATGAGAGATCCAAAAGTGGATACGAACTTACAGTACACAAGAAATTTGCGATTTGAACTTTGTTTGCTTCATCTACTTCCTCATTGGCAGCATCACAAAGCTCTTGCACCTTTGCAGAGTCTAGACCGACAATACTAACCATTGAACTTTTAACAGCATCAGAAGCATCCTGAAGATGGCAAAAGAAGTGGCATTTCAGAGAGTTCTTTAATACATTTGTTCACATATAGATGAATGGGATAGTTTTAGAAGTACCTGCATGGCTTCACCCCTTAATTTAACCAGTTTCAGCCCATCCTCAAAGCTGCAGCATGAAAACAAACCATCAGAAACAAACTTCATCATAAGTTATTGCGATGTTGCCATAAAGTATATGAAAACCAATCCAAGGCTGTATCCACAATGCAATCATCACAAATTCGAGCTTTAACATAACATTCCCTCAGAAATTTCACCTGAAAGCTCCAGCAAATGCAAGAGCAGTGTATTCTCCCAAACTCAATCCGCATGTCACATCCACAGAATCAATTATTTCCTGCCCACCATCACGAGCTCGGAGCACCTCAACTGCAGCTAAACTTGTGACATAAATAGCTGGCTGAGcaaatggataaaaaaaaagagtcaGTTATAACTTAACTTTTATATAACCAGAATTATGTCCGCAGGTTGACAGGTATAATGTCTATGATCATCCAAGAGTGCACTGGTGTTTGTGTTTAAATGAAGGGGGTTCAAGAATCACATCAGATAGGACTATATCATGCaactaaatttgaaaaaatcataCTGCATAAGAATATTTCTTCAAAAAGTGTAATTAAATGccattttattttgataactAAAACCAAATGTTTCACGACATCATTTTCCAGTAATTTTCTGATCAATAAGTAACTCAACTTGATTGgattaaaatttagaattttatatGTAGGAAACTATGGAGTGTATTTCCACAGTTAATTCATACTAACAGAGCTTTTCTATTGTTTGTTGCACTTTTTAAAAATGCATGATAGGGTTTTACGAAAAGCATGACAATTCCTATAATGGAGGCATACCTGGCTTAGAACAGTGCTGTCAAGCTTTTCCTTTGGTCCATTGACGCAAATATCCAAAATGTCGAACCTTGACATGATATAACAGTTAATTACAAATGCATATTAAAACTACATATAAAACAACTCACTACAATTAAATTGAATTTTGCTTTAAAAtgtatcaaaaaaatatatatatttgcttTAAAAAGAAATGCTATAGCCTATATGTAAATAAATGAAAGGATTAATCCACAGTCAAACAGCCTGGGAGTGTAGATTTATTCCACGAGCTGATTAAGGGAGTTCTATCAATGCTGTGTCTTAAGGCACACTATTATTACCACCTATACATCTCCTACAAATGGAAATTCATGATGACTGCAGATTTGTTGGAAAGAGAATAGATTGAGCTCAAGATGTTAAACAATGAAAGATTAAACAGCTGTCTTATTCTTTGATTTCCTAAAGATATGCAGGACTATCAGAAGTTATGAGCTCTTATACTccacatttcaaaattttcttaaagcatcaggatttgaattttaaaaagagTTCATAACAAGAAGTTTGATATACCCCAAAATATCATTTGCTCTTTCGTACAGTTCAGCAGCAGCACGCACTTTTTGAGCCTCCACACCCATTCCAACTGCTTGTGCACCCTTCACAGATGAAATATAGATACAATTAATCATGTCATACAGTCTTACAGGCAATGCGATCAATTATTATATCTTACTAGGTGTCGACTCTGAGTtcaatattcaagaaaataataCTCATACTCACAAATTTCCAAATTTAAAAACCTAACAATCGTAAACTTCACTCTTCTAAGAGATGAaacattttgaatctttttcgcCATTTGAATCAAATTCTTTCATAAATTACGAGTAAATgatcaaaaatcataaaagtgCGCCAATTTCCTTATTGTCAGCAACTAAGCTGGACTTCATTTCCTATGTCGACTTGGATAAAAACATGTTATCCACAACACAGACTAAAAAAAGAGATTTCTAAGCTAAACATTATTATCCTATCATTCTACAAGGAAACAAAATCCAAACTTGGGAAATATAAGATACGGAaaacaaaaatgatatattGTTCTGCCTTATCCACTATAAAAGTGGCAATTCAATCAGAatcattgaaaaaatatataaatcttcCACATTAATCCGTGATCAGCACATGATCAAACATCAATCGTACCAAAATATGTAATAATACAATTCAATTAGCAATATAAAGTTTTCGAggctcaaaataaaaattaacaaagCAAAACGCAATAATGTGCAATGCCATAGGTAACCTCGATCCtccaaaaatataaattgttaaaaaatgtAATCAAAATATACCTTGTTGAAAGTGAGCAAGAAATAAAGACTGGAAAAATTTTCATTCAATTCCGCAATGTCTGTACAAAATGAAAAGGAAGCACATATATACATCTCTATCCTCCTATTCGCTACAAACTAAAAAAACCGCTTACAAAATAAAATGCGACTTCTTTACACTCCCCTCAAGCTTGGTATAGATTTATCGCACCAAGCTTGTCAATAAATATCCATGTTGGCTCTTCCCCAAAGCTTTTGTGAATACGTCCGCATGCTGCTCTCCTGTGTGAGTGCGAAGTTTTCACCagtttttgttgaatttttttctcttaTCAAGTGACAATCTATCTCTATATGCTTGGTACTCTCGTGATAGATTGGATTTGTGGTTATGTGAAGTGCAGCTCTATTATCACAGCAAAATGTTACTGGCTCCAGTAGCTCTATTCCCATTTCATTTAAGATTCCAACAATCCAAACTATCTCACATACTGTGGTGGCCATTGCTCTATACTCCGCCTCCGCAGATGATCGTGACACTGTGCTTTGCTTCTTTGTTCTCCATGAAATCAGAGATTCACCAAGCTTTACACAACACCCTGTGATAGATCTTCGGGACATGGGACAAGTTCTCCAATCTGAATCACAAAAAGCTTCCGAACTGAATGCACCTTTAGAAGACAGTAAAATTCCCATCCCTGGTGTAGCTTTCAAATATCTCAAAATCAGCTTCCATGTGGGACAGTTTTGGTGCATGCATAAACTGGCTCAGATTCTGCACAGCATAGCAAAAATCTGGTTTTGTTACCAATTAATCTTCTATACACTCCAGCATCTGGAAGCAGGGCATCATTTATAGTTTCTTCTCCCAGACTCACATCATATTCTTTAGAAGTTAGTCTCATGTTTCGTTCCATTGGAGTGTCACACGGCCTTGCTCCTGATACACCTGCCTCTAACAACAACTCCAATGCTTATTTCCTTTGGTTTAGATAAATTCCTAACTTGGATCGAACCACTTCAATGCCAAGAAAGAATTTCAAAGTTCCCAAGTCTTTAACTCGTATAACATAATGTAAATGATCTTTCAACGCTATTATGGAGTCCGTGTGATTCCCTGTGATTActatatcatccacataaacCAGTAACAATGTGATTTATGTCCCATCCCTTTTTACAAACAGGGAGTGGTCATGCTTAGATTGCTCGAAACCACCTAGCATCATCACGTGAGCAAATTTTTTGTTCCATTGGCGTGAAGCTTGCTTTAGCCCATACAAGGATTTGAGTAATCGACATGCCTTAGACTCCCCCTGAATACCAAATCCTTGTGGAAGAACCATATAAATTTCCTCATCCAACTCCCCCTGCAAAAATGCATTAGTGACATCCACTTGAAAGAAGGCCAATTTCTGAGAGCTGCAACACCTAGAAGGCTGACCATGGTAGCAATCTTAGCAACAGAAGAAAATGTGTCATGATACTCGAGATCTTCTGCCTGTGTATAACCTTTAGCAACTATCCTAGCCTTGAATCGATCTAGACTGCCATCAGCACAGTATTTCACTTTGTAAACACACTTATTACCTGTAGCCTTCTTTCCAGCTGGTAAGTCAACCATTTGCCAAGTTTTGTTGGCCTCTAAAGCCTCAAATTCTTGATCCATAGCTAATTTCCAACTAGAATCAGTTACTGCCTCTTGGTAAGTTGTAGGCTCCTTGATGGCTGAAATAAAGGTTAAGAAGGCCTCGTAGGGGGTCGACATATGGAAATAggttataaaatttaatgaagGATGAGAAGTAGAGGCCAAGGGAAAAGAAATGGTTGGAGAAATATAATCTCGAGACCAATAGGGAGGCAAGTGATTACGAAGAGACCTTCTGGGGATTTGAGTCAGAGGGATCACAGGAATTAGAGGAGATGAACCTGTGGATGGAATATTTGCTGGTAGAGGATCAAAAATATCATGAGAAGGTGGAGGGAGAAATACAGAAGATTGGTAAGGGGTATGGGAAAAAGGGAAGAACATCTCGGAAGACAAATCTGCGCTTGTGGGTGAGATCGAGAAGATGATATCCTTTTGAGAAGGAGAATAACCAAGTAGGACACAAGCAGTAGCCTGAGGGGAGAATTGATCAACCTTGGGCAACAATGAAGCATAACAAAAACAGCCTATGACGAGAAGGTGATTGTAAGAAGGAGGTTTGCCAAAAAGCATTGCAAAAGAAGTTTTATTTGATAATAGAGGAGTAGGAGTTCGGTTGATTAAGTAGCTTGCTGTGAGAACTCAATCGCCCCAATATACATTTTGGGAACTGAGCTTGAAACACAAGGGACCTGGCTACATTCAAGATATGAAGATGCTTACGTTCCACAACCCCATTTTGTTGTGGAGTATAAGCACAACAACTTTGATGAAGAATTCGTAAGGTTGAGAAGAACACTGTACATTctgatttgaaaaaatcaagcaCATTGTCAGTGCGAATGATTTTAATGTGGactgaaaattgatttttaacaaGGATCACAAAGTTCTTGACCATTGGCAGAACATCAAGTTTGGACTGCATGAGATACACCCAAGTCATGCGAGTGCAATCATTGACGATAGTGAGAAATTACTTCTCACCGTGGTGTAGGAGCATGGAATGGACCCCAAATGTCCATGAGAAGTAATTGAAAAGCTATGTTGCATGGATacgagtacgagtatcgtatcGAATACGATACGGATACGGCGACacgtcaaattttgaaaatataagacacgATACGGCTAGGATACGacaatcattaaaatatatataaatattatatatatttatatttatataaatttagtattgaaaagtaaaaattatagagatagatgtaatATTTCATTATTCATAATATCTTaagtacaaaatattatttagggATGGATGTAATATTTTGAGCAGAAATAGAATGAAAGAGACGGACAAATGTATAAAGATAGatgtaaaaattatagagatagatgtaatattatagagatagatgtaatattttgagcataaatagAATGAAAGAGACGGACAAATGTATAGAGATAGatgtaaaaattatagagatagatgtaatATTTTGAGCAGAAATAGAATGAAAGTGACTGACAAATGTATTTAGGGATTTAAAAGTCCagcctaatttattttaaattatttttcttttagtccttagaaattttaatttttttaattaacccctaaaacttttaaatatttgcaattttgcCCAAACGTATCCGAAAAACGTATCCACGCCGTATCCATGGCGGGTCCTCGCCGTGTCCAAAACGTATCCGACTGGTCAACCCTAAACAAAGTCAACGACACGGATGTTGAAGTATCCGACACGCGTATCCGCGTGTCGTATCCGTATCCGTATCCGTGTCGTATCGGTATCCgatacttcaaaaaaaatttttttaaggtATCCGTGCTACATAGTTGAAAAAGGATAGTAGAAGTTGAAACACTCTCAGAAGGGAATGGCAACCTAGTATGCTTAGATTGTGGACAGATATGGCAATGAGACAACTCAaagttttttgagaaaaaaagtaACATTTGCATTCATGAAGAAGAAATATGTCCAAGCCTTTTGTGCCAAACATTACAATCAGTTTCATTTGCAGCAGAAGACAAAGTATTACAAGAAGTGGTGTTACAATTGCTAAAGGAAGAAGAACAAACAGTACCATTTGAACGAAAATTGAGAGACTCGAGATGATACAAACCATTTCAATCCTTACCAATCCCCATTATCCTCCCACTCGATTGGTCCTGAAAAAGGCAAAAATGAGGGGAAAATGTGATTGTACAGTGGTGTTCTATAGTAAATTTGGAGATCGAAAGTAAGTTTGAATCAAAGATAGGAATATGAAGAACATCGTGCAAAGCAAGTTTATCAGTAACACTAACTGAGCCTAAAGCTGTTACACTTTGTTGGAATATtttatgttcgcaatcttgattttaatgttaacaaaacttgttattttgtttctaacaaGTTTATCTAGTGCGCAGAAAAGCTGAAAATGATTAGGTCCCGAACTGATCAGTtcccgagccaaaactgaagctattgAGTTCCAAACTGAGTTCACCAGACCAGTTCAGGAGATCACTAGTAACTGATCAATTCGCATATCACGACAAGACTATCAAATAGAATCCAGCTAAGTATGAATATACAAGGTACAAGATACAAGCTACTTTACGGACGAAGGTACAATAATTGACATTGCAGCAGAGCTAAAAGAGGAAAGCTTCCAAAACAGTCGTCAGAATGAAGAGACATATCATAAGGAAGCACATGCAAATACAACGGACATTATCATTGTGTCTTCATGTACGGTCAGCTAAGCGACTATAAATACCAGATCAAGACCATTGAAGAAATGAGAAGAACTACAACAAAATACTAGTGTGTGAAGAAAACAGAGGGCACGCTCATTTCATATCAGCTTACTAGAAGCAGTTAGCCCagttgtgtgagaacaccttcgtgtTGTATTGAttagatcagttctcacacattcacacacaatcactcacatatgcagagagttgagcttattGTTTAGCTGAgcgagtcttcacacaaagacattaaacattgtgtttgtagtcttggcataagagacgttaaacattatgcggATTGTTAGGTGCTGCctgcaatcttgagtgctaggagttctatTTGGGTGCTGCTCTTCTGGAGCAAGTTTGTAGAAGGTGTTGTATAAGTCAAAGTCTTCTCGtagatcctacccgaggtggtagaaggggtgacataggagcagttgaaatctccgaacatccataaacatatcttatgtcttttaactgtttagctattgttttaaaactgatttgatcagttcagccggtatcagttcagttcttccCATAACTGAATTGATACAAGCCCGAACTGATCTCCCTtgtttcagttattcagtttacacaagctaaaagctttaaactgttcagttttcttaacgaatgattatttcgagtgtcttccgcttggtttgaaaatcaaactcgatttaattcatcggtgcattcattcttagaacacaagctattgcagcttatggagaatattgtgtttgaagcaccttcaagGGTGTCAAAACCGATCCTTCACACTTGTTCTACTTCCATTTGACAATTTTATTGATCCATTGGTATTAACACGAGATCTCGAATTATGCAAATGCATATGCTTCCCAATCATATGATCATTTGCACCACTGTCAATGATCCACCGTGAATTTAAATGTTGTGAGGGAGCAGCTGTTATGCTTGCCATGTTGACTTCAGGTATGGTAGGGATTGCTGGAATGGCCTCTCTGCCAAATAGTTGTAATATCTTTGCAAATTGCTCTGGTGTAAACATAGAGCCACTCGATGTTTTGGCAGTATTATTACCAACTGTAGTAGGTTCATTACTGGCCATATTAGTCACACCTTGTGGATTACACCCCTTGGATTTCTGATCTGGTGCATTGTTCTTCCCTTTGTACAGCCTATGTCCTGGTGGATATCCAATTAGCTTAAAGCAAGTACTCCTAGTGTGACCATTCCAGTGACAATAATCACATGTGGTAGAGTCTCACTTCTTGTAATTATTTTTCCCTTGAGCAGAATAAAATGCAGACACAGAGGTATCCAAAGGAATTGTAGGAGCAGCAAGCAATGAACGATGTGATTCCTCTTGTGAATCTATTGAAAAAGCTTGACTGACAGAGGGAAGAGGATTCTTCATTAGGATTTGACTCCTCACATAAGTGTAACTTTCCTTCAAACCCATCAGAAATTGTAGAAGCTTGTGCTGCTGGTCATGTTCAACATATTTCCTCTCAGAATCACAAGAACACGAAGGCAAGGTCACAAGAGATCCAAATTCATCCCACAATTGCCGTAGTTTGGAGTAATAAGTGGAGATGGTGTGGTTACCTTGAGTCAAGTGACCAATTTCATGATGAAGTGAAAAAATTCGATTCATTCACCTTGTCAAACCTTACCTACAAATCCTTCCAAACCATGGCAGCATCGGTTGAGTACACTATCCCCCCGAAAATTTCCTTGGACACGCTGTTCATAATCCATGACAACAATATAGCATTGCACCTCTCCCAAATCCGAAGAATATCAGAGTCAGCCTCTGGTCGTTCACAGCTTCCTTTGATGAAAGCTTGTGTGTTCTTCGCGCAAAGAGCAATCAACTTCGTGTGGCTCCACACTCCATAGTTCTCAGTCCCAGTTAGCTTCTCCGTTATCAAGTTGATTCCAGGCGCATCTGAAGGATGAAGATACAAGCTCAATTGGAATTGAGCAGCGGAAAGAAAAACTCAATCGATTCACAAATCGATGAAAACAATCAATCGATCAAGAGAGAACCTAGCtctctgataccatgttgaaAGTGAGCAAGAAATAAAgattggaaaattttcattcaattttaaaatgtcTGTACAAAATGAAAAGGAAGCACATATATATATCTCTATCCTCATACTCCTAACTGGAGCCGACCCTCGTGGGTCCGTGACAGGGATAGGAGAGGGCTGTGAGTGGCGGGTTGTGGCCCATAAGCGGTTCGAATGGCATGGTGCTGAGTTGGTCTCGGGTGGTTCGAAGATATGGTAGTTTGGGGTTGTTGCGCACGTCCGCGAGTTTGGGGGCTAAGGGCGTGGTTAGGTCGCTCCAGAAAGGAGTCCTCGGGCTGGTCATGGTCCTAGGGTGGTGTAGTTCAGGGCTGGTCCAGCCTAGAGTCGAGCTAGGGTCAAAAATTTCGGACCATGGTGCATTAGGGTTCGGTCGTCCATAGTGCAGAAAATTCAGTAAGGACCAGGGGGCTTTTGAGGGTGCTTAGTGGTCTGAAATAGGTTGTTAGGGGCATGGTTTTGTCGTATTAAATCATGGTTTAAGTTgagaaaattttggttaagtttcgggttgattcgggttaaaactgggacctcggtccaagttttaaaacgaatcgtataagtttTGGAACGGGTTCGAGTATACGTCTAAGAGATGCTTATCATTATGTTGTTAGGTGTTTTAGGGAGTTTGGTTGGTTTCGGGTCGAAATTCTGAAGTCCTTGGGCAAAATGGTAAATTAAAGTTTCCTGGGGCAAAATGGTAaattagggtttccaggggcaaaatggtcattttgtacttgggtcgagtttttagtcctggcagtaccctaaacacgattttgtatgttttaaacgtttatgttatcatgtttatgactttttatgtaattatgaaaaatacgttgcatgtttgattttaaggaaaatttacgtatatgcatgattttattaagtgatgaatatgatgacatgtttttaaagaaagggagttggttgtgactaataagaATAcgttaatacgatgatatgtaaggacaaggctcagtggatggtaatattgtcgctgatgtccccatcgccgggtaccgcggttatacgtagatggatccatagCCTAATACggtgatacgaaagtcacagtaatgaacggaattcaaattaagaaaacgaatacggatatgttgatatgttgatatatgttatgaaaatgtttatgctttaACAAACCATGATTATGCATACGATTTTATAAGATCATGAAACGTATCtttattacagtacttttcaccgttgtctgttatgtatatgtatttgctactATGTGACAGGTATGTTGAGTCTtttgactcactaggtgtgaatgatgcaggtgattatgttGATCAGGAGATTGGGGGTGGCGAAGACTGAGTAAgcagggctggatgtgcgcacgctaacccgaggaccttatttcttccgcacatcatgtttatgagatAGGAGTGATTATTGGATATTTTCAAACTATGTCTCTTTTTATGTTGATGATTCGATAGGagttttaagaatatttttaactGCAGTAATTTTCATTATCAAATttctcttattttaaaaatatgtgattTACAGCcgttattgcatgcatgcttgtaaatgtttattttcgaaatgcagctttaaaaaaaagaaaaaaaattagtagacaTTTCAAGGACCAACTCCGTTAATCCTAGACCGGTTTGGTGTCcagcgttaaatacgcaaagataATAATTCTAAACACTCTTTACGGATGTTTAAATTCATATTACACTCAAAGAAAGTTTGGAGCATCGAAACTAAAAGTTTAAAACTTTTGTTGTCTTGATGCGAGAAAATAGCACTCCTACGTAATGTTCTTCCGGAAACTGAATAGACGAAACACGGACGTTCTCTAGCCGAGATCTGCACCGGCCCCACAACGTGAAACTGTTACTCCAAGCTGGCATTCAAAACTGGCGGTAAAACAAATATATCCTTTCTTGGGTGTGGCTCAGATTTGGGTTTGAAATTTGCTTGTGAATTATCGGATATGGCTCTGTGAAGTGTTGGAAGAAGAGGATTGGGAATATTTAGGCCGTGGCCCGTGAGGCTGTTGAGGAGGCAGTGGCGCCTAGGAGAGTGGATTCGAAAAAGCTCGAATTGGAttcgaataaaaaataatgaaagttCGATCTTCGAATCGAACTTTGAATAGATTgaatactaaaattttattaaagctCAGCTCGATTCGATACAATTACAGCCCTACTCCTAACCGCTAATAAAATGCAACTTCTTTACATACCTGACCAGGAAAGAGGAAAGCAGTAGAAGGCTTGTAGTCTCTGAAGAGCGCATCATCAACAGCAGTCTGAGATCCGACGGCCACGCACATGAAAACACTTGATTTTCCCAAATTCAACCGAGAAATCCTCCGAATCTCATTCTTGAAACCCAGATGCCTGTAGCTTCTGCAGGATTCGGGAGCTCCAAAAGCGCATTTCTTGACAGAAATCGAAGGGAGAACCATGGAGGAAGTCATTGGGGATAGATATGACTGACCGAAGCGAATGAGATCAAGTGGGAATCGATGGCTGTGATGGAGAAATGCATGCATTAGCAAGCAGAGTTTGGAGCGTAATATAGTATAGGGCGGATTTTACCAAGAAATGGCTTCAAATTTCTCGTCAGATTACATATCCTCTTCCTCTGATTTATTTTCCACTTTAGTTTCTCCAAGACAAACTATCTTAAAGGTAAAGTTTAGTATATCAATAGTCTATGGGCGGCCACCAAAATGGCCTACTGGCCGGCTCGCAACCAAACAGAAATCGCCATTTGGTGGGAATAATCCGTCTATTTCGCGGGTGGACGACTGTCTAACTACGTATGACAATGAGTATagtatgggtcggatttcatatATCCATCCTCGtattcatttattaaattcatcctcATATCCATCgagtattgaatttcatctccATCCTCATActcatcggattatcggatactcataccctacccaaatacccaattatcatatacaattgaattttttcaaatttaaattgtttcaatgaagttatgaatattttaaaaattatttaaatgaacaataagaaaaattattaatgaacaaaataaactttatagaaaaaaacaaaatattaaaaataatttatattagttGAACAAAAGTacttaattcaacaaaaatatagtagAATTTACATCAtttccaaaaattcataattcaattGATTAATCATCTATGGGCTACCCCTAGTTTAATCATATGTAAGCATTATCAACCCAAAATCAAACTAGATCGGTTTATCTCCGAGCTAATCGTACATGTCTTCATCACTTGACATTGTAGTGTCCTGCAAAATGATGAAgaacaacaaaaataattgaCCCAACAGTTTATTTTCAATGtcaaatttaacaaaattaaattgtATTAAAAACTTACAACATCAACATCAATAGTGTCCTCATCATATTCAACTGAAGAGTAATATGCTTCCGTTTTTTGTCAACTTGTAGCtacaaattcaaagaaaaaaaccATTACTGTATAttgtaaattaataatatttttgttcaaaaacaataaaaactaaaaatgcAATTTATATTACCTTGTTTCTCATTCAATAACCAACTTTGAGTGCACATCAACGCTTCTATGGTTTTTGGATGAAGCCTGCTTCTATGGGAACTCACCAATCTGCCATCGGTACTAAATGCTGATTCTGAAGCCACCGTTGATATTGGAATGGCAAGCAGATCTCGTGCCATCCTCATCAAAGTGGGATATTTGATTCCATTGGTCTTCCACCACTCCAATATGTCAAAATCAACATTTCTAGGCAACACTTTGTCTTCCAAATAATGATCTAGCTTAGTCTTCATATCAGTGTAAACATCACACTCAAGTGCTACTTCTTTATCGAAACTATCCAAAAAATATCAGTACTTGTATTCAATCTAGTCTCAGTTGATCTTTGTTCAACACTGACATAACCATTATTATTTGTATAATCGTCAAACAAATCATAACACatctttttaatctttttaaCAGGTTCTTTAAAACCAATCTCTCCATGTGttcttttgaaacaatactCAACCAACTTTGTCTTATAT encodes the following:
- the LOC140979414 gene encoding uncharacterized protein, which gives rise to MHAFLHHSHRFPLDLIRFGQSYLSPMTSSMVLPSISVKKCAFGAPESCRSYRHLGFKNEIRRISRLNLGKSSVFMCVAVGSQTAVDDALFRDYKPSTAFLFPGQGAQAVGMGVEAQKVRAAAELYERANDILGFDILDICVNGPKEKLDSTVLSQPAIYVTSLAAVEVLRARDGGQEIIDSVDVTCGLSLGEYTALAFAGAFSFEDGLKLVKLRGEAMQDASDAVKSSMVSIVGLDSAKVQELCDAANEEVDEANKVQIANFLCTGNYAVSGGLKGIEAVEAKAKSFKARMAVRLAVAGAFHTGFMKPAVSRLEAALASTEIRIPRIPVISNVDAEPHADPETIKKILARQVTSPVQWETTMKTLLSSGLAKSYELGPGKVIAGIVKRMDKGASIENINA